From the Lathyrus oleraceus cultivar Zhongwan6 chromosome 4, CAAS_Psat_ZW6_1.0, whole genome shotgun sequence genome, one window contains:
- the LOC127076538 gene encoding serine/threonine-protein kinase MHK isoform X1, with the protein MERYKILKELGHGSCGHVYKARDTRTFEIVAVKRLKRKFCFWEEYTNLREVKALRKMNHPNIIKLGEVVKENNELFLIFEYMDCNLYQLIKEKEKPFSEEEIRCLMKQVLQGLSHVHKKGFFHRDLKPENLLVSNDVLKIADFGLAREVSSMPPYTQYVSTRWYRAPEVLLQSACYTPAVDMWAIGAILAELFTLTPIFPGESEIDQLYKIYCILGMPDSTCFTIGANNSRLLDFVRHEVVPPMKLSDIIPNASMEAIDLITQLLSWDPSRRPDADQSLQHPFFHVHTRVPRSLGDPLELKLSNKRAKPNLELKLYDFGPDPDDCFLGLTLAVKPSVSNLDVVQNPSRGMGENMLFCSNFNDHQDQSVFWSLLSPDQNGVHNSAETSLSLSFGSVQHQPIGIPQTAGFSFQPLQPNILTTPFLTPSSPFQRRHFL; encoded by the exons ATGGAAAG GTATAAAATTTTGAAAGAGCTTGGACATGGTTCTTGCGGTCATGTATATAAAGCCCGTGATACGAGAACTTTTGAGATT GTTGCTGTCAAAAGGTTGAAAAGAAAGTTTTGCTTTTGGGAAGAATACACAAATTTAAGAGAAGTTAAG GCCCTCCGTAAAATGAATCATCCAAATATCATAAAGTTGGGAGAAGTTGTTAAAGAAAATAATGAACTCTTTTTAATTTTTGAATACATG GATTGTAATCTTTATCAATTAataaaagagaaagaaaaacccTTTTCGGAGGAAGAGATACGATGCTTGATGAAGCAAGTGCTCCAAGGACTTAGTCACGTGCACAAGAAAGGATTCTTTCACCGGGATTTAAAACCTG AAAATTTGCTGGTGTCAAATGATGTTCTTAAAATTGCTGATTTTGGACTCGCTAGAGAAGTATCATCAATGCCTCCATATACTCAATATGTTTCCACACGGTG GTACAGAGCTCCTGAAGTTTTGTTGCAGTCCGCATGCTATACTCCTGCTGTTG ACATGTGGGCTATTGGTGCTATATTAGCTGAGCTTTTTACTTTGACCCCCATATTTCCCGGTGAAAG TGAAATAGATCAACTGTACAAAATATACTGCATTCTTGGTATGCCAGATTCAACTTGTTTCACCATAGGTGCAAACAACTCTAGGCTATTGGACTTTGTACGCCATGAAGTT GTTCCACCTATGAAGCTTTCTGATATCATTCCAAATGCTAGCATGGAAGCTATTGATTTAATCACA CAATTGTTATCATGGGACCCATCTAGAAGACCAGATGCGGATCAGTCACTGCAACATCCTTTTTTCCAT GTGCATACAAGGGTTCCTCGTTCACTCGGTGATCCACTCGAGCTGAAGCTGAGTAACAAGA GGGCAAAGCCAAATCTTGAGTTGAAATTGTATGATTTTGGCCCTGATCCCGATGATTGTTTTCTTGGCTTGACATTGGCTGTAAAGCCCAGCGTTTCAAACTTAG ATGTGGTTCAAAATCCATCGCGTGGTATGGGAGAG AATATGCTATTTTGCTCGAATTTTAATGATCATCAAGATCAATCAG TTTTTTGGTCATTATTATCTCCTGATCAGAATGGAGTTCACAACTCAGCAGAGACTTCATTATCATTGTCATTTGG ATCTGTTCAACACCAGCCAATTGGAATTCCACAGACAGCGGGGTTTTCTTTTCAGCCTTTGCAGCCTAACATCTTAACTACACCATTTTTGACACCGTCTTCTCCGTTCCAGCGCCGGCATTTCCTTTGA
- the LOC127076538 gene encoding serine/threonine-protein kinase MHK isoform X2, whose protein sequence is MERYKILKELGHGSCGHVYKARDTRTFEIVAVKRLKRKFCFWEEYTNLREVKALRKMNHPNIIKLGEVVKENNELFLIFEYMDCNLYQLIKEKEKPFSEEEIRCLMKQVLQGLSHVHKKGFFHRDLKPENLLVSNDVLKIADFGLAREVSSMPPYTQYVSTRWYRAPEVLLQSACYTPAVDMWAIGAILAELFTLTPIFPGESEIDQLYKIYCILGMPDSTCFTIGANNSRLLDFVRHEVVPPMKLSDIIPNASMEAIDLITQLLSWDPSRRPDADQSLQHPFFHVHTRVPRSLGDPLELKLSNKNVVQNPSRGMGENMLFCSNFNDHQDQSVFWSLLSPDQNGVHNSAETSLSLSFGSVQHQPIGIPQTAGFSFQPLQPNILTTPFLTPSSPFQRRHFL, encoded by the exons ATGGAAAG GTATAAAATTTTGAAAGAGCTTGGACATGGTTCTTGCGGTCATGTATATAAAGCCCGTGATACGAGAACTTTTGAGATT GTTGCTGTCAAAAGGTTGAAAAGAAAGTTTTGCTTTTGGGAAGAATACACAAATTTAAGAGAAGTTAAG GCCCTCCGTAAAATGAATCATCCAAATATCATAAAGTTGGGAGAAGTTGTTAAAGAAAATAATGAACTCTTTTTAATTTTTGAATACATG GATTGTAATCTTTATCAATTAataaaagagaaagaaaaacccTTTTCGGAGGAAGAGATACGATGCTTGATGAAGCAAGTGCTCCAAGGACTTAGTCACGTGCACAAGAAAGGATTCTTTCACCGGGATTTAAAACCTG AAAATTTGCTGGTGTCAAATGATGTTCTTAAAATTGCTGATTTTGGACTCGCTAGAGAAGTATCATCAATGCCTCCATATACTCAATATGTTTCCACACGGTG GTACAGAGCTCCTGAAGTTTTGTTGCAGTCCGCATGCTATACTCCTGCTGTTG ACATGTGGGCTATTGGTGCTATATTAGCTGAGCTTTTTACTTTGACCCCCATATTTCCCGGTGAAAG TGAAATAGATCAACTGTACAAAATATACTGCATTCTTGGTATGCCAGATTCAACTTGTTTCACCATAGGTGCAAACAACTCTAGGCTATTGGACTTTGTACGCCATGAAGTT GTTCCACCTATGAAGCTTTCTGATATCATTCCAAATGCTAGCATGGAAGCTATTGATTTAATCACA CAATTGTTATCATGGGACCCATCTAGAAGACCAGATGCGGATCAGTCACTGCAACATCCTTTTTTCCAT GTGCATACAAGGGTTCCTCGTTCACTCGGTGATCCACTCGAGCTGAAGCTGAGTAACAAGA ATGTGGTTCAAAATCCATCGCGTGGTATGGGAGAG AATATGCTATTTTGCTCGAATTTTAATGATCATCAAGATCAATCAG TTTTTTGGTCATTATTATCTCCTGATCAGAATGGAGTTCACAACTCAGCAGAGACTTCATTATCATTGTCATTTGG ATCTGTTCAACACCAGCCAATTGGAATTCCACAGACAGCGGGGTTTTCTTTTCAGCCTTTGCAGCCTAACATCTTAACTACACCATTTTTGACACCGTCTTCTCCGTTCCAGCGCCGGCATTTCCTTTGA